TTTTTAATTATGTTCGATGGGAAATGGCATGATTTTTTTCCAGCGCTTGTCACGGGAGGCGTTGGTTTCTCATGCTTTTTATATTTGCATTATCTAGTGAAAATTAAATTTTTTTCTGAGTTCTCTGCTTCGTTAATTATAGGGTTCATGGCTTTTTTATTTGTAACGTCCGGGTTAGGCCATGAAATTGATAAGATTATTATCGGATCTGTGATGCCGCTAGTGCCTGGATTGCTCATAACCAACGCAGTTAGAGATTTAATGGCCGGTCACCTTGTATCTGGTTTATCAAAAGGAGCAGAAGCTTTTTTAACGGCTTTTGCAATCGGATCTGGAATTGCTGTAATCTTTGCTTTTTATTAAGGTCTGATTCACATTATAGACATGAGTGAGGGATTGTCATGATTGAGCAGTTGGTGACAAGCTTTGTGGCAACGGCAGCTTTTGGGGTCATATTTAATGTGCCTAGGGAGTCATTATTAAGAGTTGGGTTTGTAGGTATGGCCGGTTGGTTCGTATATAAATGGTTAGTCACGAATCAGTATGATAGTGTGATGGCTACCTTTTTAGCTGCCTTCTTAATTGGATCGATTAGTTTTATCTTCGCAAAATTCTATAGAAAGCCTGTCATCATCTTCAGTGTATCCGGGATTATTCCATTGGTTCCAGGAGGGCTGGCCTATGATGCAATGCGTAGATTTGTAGAAAATGATTATACGCTTGCCATTGAGCTTGCAGCCAAAGTGTTTATGATTTCAGGTGCCATTGCAATGGGATTAGTATTTTCAGAAGTAATGAACCAACTCATTATTAAGGCGAAGAAGAAAGAAAAGTTTGTGAAGC
The nucleotide sequence above comes from Bacillus carboniphilus. Encoded proteins:
- a CDS encoding threonine/serine exporter family protein; its protein translation is MIEQLVTSFVATAAFGVIFNVPRESLLRVGFVGMAGWFVYKWLVTNQYDSVMATFLAAFLIGSISFIFAKFYRKPVIIFSVSGIIPLVPGGLAYDAMRRFVENDYTLAIELAAKVFMISGAIAMGLVFSEVMNQLIIKAKKKEKFVKRG